The following coding sequences lie in one Mercenaria mercenaria strain notata chromosome 5, MADL_Memer_1, whole genome shotgun sequence genomic window:
- the LOC123557748 gene encoding trafficking regulator of GLUT4 1-like isoform X4 encodes MAKSEGNDQPGDLYTDKNTGYGVDAPLTYQSGPKQTGCGLSQQPGYPLQQPGYVQLPYTNTSTTVVVNQPQTGKVIIKARHKDYLSASIFACLCCFWPTGICAIYYANEANNLAGVGDYEGSRRMSDNARKLVITSVILGIIAITLSVVLRIVLFKNKCEY; translated from the exons GTAATGACCAACCCGGGGATCTATACACAGACAAAAATACCGGTTACGGGGTAGATGCGCCCCTGACGTATCAATCAGGACCAAAGCAAACTGGTTGTGGTCTATCACAACAACCTGGATATCCACTACAGCAACCTGGATATGTCCAGTTGCCCTACACCAACACCAGCACAACCGTG GTTGTTAATCAACCTCAGACAGGGAAGGTGATCATTAAGGCACGCCACAAAGATTACCTGTCGGCGTCAATATTTGCATGTCTTTGCTGCTTCTGGCCAACAGGCATTTGTGCTATCTACTATGCAAACGAG GCTAACAATCTTGCGGGTGTTGGTGATTACGAGGGATCGAGAAGAATGTCAGACAACGCCCGGAAGTTAGTGATTACGAGTGTGATCCTGGGAATTATTGCGATCACTCTTTCGGTGGTGCTACGCATTGTCTTGTTCAAGAACAAGTGCGAGTACTAG
- the LOC123557748 gene encoding trafficking regulator of GLUT4 1-like isoform X3 produces the protein MKQILYIMYNSAIQIYKKWMPGNDQPGDLYTDKNTGYGVDAPLTYQSGPKQTGCGLSQQPGYPLQQPGYVQLPYTNTSTTVVVNQPQTGKVIIKARHKDYLSASIFACLCCFWPTGICAIYYANEANNLAGVGDYEGSRRMSDNARKLVITSVILGIIAITLSVVLRIVLFKNKCEY, from the exons ATGAAGCAAATTCTATACATCATGTATAACAGTGCTATTCAGATATATAAAAAAtggatgcctg GTAATGACCAACCCGGGGATCTATACACAGACAAAAATACCGGTTACGGGGTAGATGCGCCCCTGACGTATCAATCAGGACCAAAGCAAACTGGTTGTGGTCTATCACAACAACCTGGATATCCACTACAGCAACCTGGATATGTCCAGTTGCCCTACACCAACACCAGCACAACCGTG GTTGTTAATCAACCTCAGACAGGGAAGGTGATCATTAAGGCACGCCACAAAGATTACCTGTCGGCGTCAATATTTGCATGTCTTTGCTGCTTCTGGCCAACAGGCATTTGTGCTATCTACTATGCAAACGAG GCTAACAATCTTGCGGGTGTTGGTGATTACGAGGGATCGAGAAGAATGTCAGACAACGCCCGGAAGTTAGTGATTACGAGTGTGATCCTGGGAATTATTGCGATCACTCTTTCGGTGGTGCTACGCATTGTCTTGTTCAAGAACAAGTGCGAGTACTAG